One part of the Augochlora pura isolate Apur16 chromosome 3, APUR_v2.2.1, whole genome shotgun sequence genome encodes these proteins:
- the Mbc gene encoding dedicator of cytokinesis protein myoblast city isoform X4 yields the protein MRMTMAWVKVKGHLGVAIDNFAHESPHTIQLTVGEVVHISAECGDWYCGRSKINGTSGIFPKSYIHIIEESKSKDCLIHEITNVLREWGHHWKHLYVIHSEHFLNIKQQLLELIEYRSKILSGTLTVDELKDMKRLATARIDTGNQLLGLDMVVRDDQGNVLNPEETSTIQLYYHHETAAERIRKAANDMKKKPSKPQTPVYSHIFFVSVRNFVCKMTEDVELLLTLYDGREMKAITENYVVSWSKEGLARDIDQLHNLRVLFTDLGSRDLARDKVYLACYVIRVGGMEAKDVDHRRSSVAQTHQKSRSAENMRRPFGVAAMDITLYVTGKLEGDSDHHHFIPFVQCCEKESLDGTLRRILSQKEVSIQKSGNCNSSSFTGGQGLWASMKLLRGDPKQVRDENPHLVLGNVAIARKMGFPEVILPGDVRNDLYLTLISGEFNKGSKSTDKNVEVTVKVCNEFGTAIPGVMTLGGGASPIDEYRSVIYYHEDKPRWCETFKIAIPIEEFKQAHLKFTFKHRSSNEAKDKSEKPFALSYVKLMQRNGTTLRDIQHELLVYKLDQKKYEEIDISYLKLPSTRGELVELNVEKKPTLGALTLSSKDSFLIATNICSTKLTQNIDLLGLLNWASHNTDLKESLDALMKVDGEEVVKFLQDVLDALFNILMSNSDSDVYDDMVFECLLFIIGLVSDRKYQHFQPVLDLYISESFSATLAYKKLIAVLRKRIDNACNNDGQERDILLKTMKSLQYCMRFVVESRLLFTELNQDEEEFSQTLTELLKSIVELMRHETDSTLLVQGACLKYLPTTIPHLLRVYSGKQLSTILTDLLVTLPTGRLTKQKMMTVNDIVHSPLFLNAECRAILLPRITILVRDLLEAKEEGLSSTTGKSVAKVARLLGENRHRLKQHRGYSEEVELCVRILSDILELTFRKDIGSTMQDVKEIMLTALRTIIQTVISMDRENSLVGNLVSVMLAIFRQMTQQHYEIYINHFGTKFDLLDFLMEILLVFKDLVSRSVFPNDWCDMIMLQNSIILKSLRFFSGTIRDYFFTIFEQQAWSNFFHCAIAFLIQPALQLETFTSSKLNRIVLRYNDMRRETAFEIRSMWFNLGQHKILFVPALVGAILEMALIPESELRKATIPIFFDMMQCEYYSSRIVEGYGDTKRDATHIKANFTEYENEMIAKLDILVEGGRGDEQFRTLWTQVMGDHCENHSTMREQGLRFVDTISKLMERLLQYRDIIHSESQEHRMLCIVNLLEFYSDINRKEMYIRYVNKLCELHLECDNYTEAAYSLKLHSQLLAWSDQPLPPLLRSHRYLLCQTHRELKEALYNDMIDYFDKGKMWECALGVCKELVAQYEEETFDYLQLSMLLRRMAKFYDAIVKQLRPEPEYFRVAYYGRGHPAFLQNKVFIYRGREYERLSDFCSRTLNQLPNAEPMNKLGPPTSEILESNHQYVQINRVDPLMDEKRHRLSGKPITAEAVLRYHRVNDVQRFRFSRPAPKKDILLIMANSGDKERETVANNEFASLWLERTVLVTSYPLPGILRCFPVTSSETYLVSPLRNAIETMEATNSMLRDLIIAHKAEHSLPLNPLSMKLNGILDPAVMGGIDNYEKAFLNPEYRSSHPEENSDLLKLEGLIADQIPLLSVGLQLHKMRAPPELTPFHQRLEHCFTSMRSQVEAKYGKRTCDLQFETLSHTVTMRRPQTSKGDNHRLSESNITNSENASIRSHILSTASLQKALGSPSPGTNKKKDSKRRSSRKSDSSTSNKIDQPTCQWYTTPEISQCTSSPITPLIPSFPTTPKYELRQELTPKRPLRSEIEKERRISNRLSGQSQHYLRNINNGTDSSSLGKGNRDSIGTTDSTASEDDPPPPLPVKTREADYCNLPDELPTSHCGTGSLNNLNKPLGHWSKNKLPTPTDDLDVQTKPPTPPPKPKRPPYSLNKLMFSTGDADNFSRDPSVT from the exons ATGAGAATGACAATGGCATGGGTGAAGGTTAAAGGACATCTAGGAGTGG CCATTGACAACTTTGCACACGAGTCCCCCCATACTATACAATTAACAGTTGGGGAAGTGGTACATATATCAGCAGAGTGTGGAGACTGGTACTGTGGACGAAGCAAAATTAATGGAACATCTGGGATCTTCCCAAAATcttacatacatattatagaAGAATCAAAGAGTAAGGATTGTCTGATACATGAAATTACTAATGTTTTGAGAGAATGGGGACATCATTGGAAACACTTATATGTG ATTCATTCAGAACACTTCTTAAACATAAAACAGCAActtttagaattaatagagTACAGAAGCAAAATTTTAAGTGGCACATTGACAGTGGATGAGTTGAAAGACATGAAGAGACTAGCAACAGCTAGGATCGACACTGGCAATCAGTTATTGGGTCTGGATATGGTTGTTCGAGACGATCAAGGAAATGTCCTTAATCCCGAAGAAACAAGTACAATTCAGTTGTATTATCATCATGAAACAGCTGCTGAAAGAATAAGAAAGGCAGCTAATGATATGAAAAAGAAGCCTTCAAAGCCACAAACACCTGTTTACTCACATATCTTCTTTGTTAGTGTAAGGAATTTTGTATGTAAAATGACTGAAGatgtagaattattattgacaCTGTATGATGGTCGTGAAATGAAAGCAATTACTGAAAACTATGTAGTTTCATGGAGCAAAGAAGGATTAGCCAGGGATATAGATCAACTTCATAATCTTCGAGTTCTATTTACTGACCTTGGTTCTCGTGACCTGGCCAGGGATAAGGTTTATTTAGCTTGTTATGTAATTAGGGTAGGAGGTATGGAAGCTAAAGATGTTGATCACAGACGCTCAAGTGTTGCACAGACTCATCAAAAATCTAGAAGCGCTGAAAATATGAGGAGACCTTTTGGTGTAGCAGCCATGGACATCACTCTGTATGTTACTGGCAAACTTGAAGGTGATTCAGATCACCATCATTTCATTCCATTTGTACA ATGTTGTGAGAAAGAAAGCTTAGATGGCACATTACGAAGAATTCTTTCACAAAAGGAAGTAAGCATTCAAAAAAGTGGTAACTGTAATAGTAGCAGCTTTACTGGTGGTCAGGGGCTGTGGGCTAGTATGAAGTTACTCAGAGGTGATCCAAAACAG gTACGAGATGAAAATCCTCACTTAGTACTCGGTAATGTTGCTATTGCGAGGAAGATGGGCTTTCCAGAAGTTATTTTACCGGGTGATGTGAGAAATGACTTGTATCTCACCTTAATTAGTGGTGAATTCAATAAAGGATCAAAATCTACCGACAAGAATGTGGAAGTAACG GTTAAAGTATGCAATGAATTTGGTACTGCGATACCAGGTGTTATGACCTTGGGTGGTGGAGCATCACCAATTGACGAATATCGTAGCGTCATTTACTATCACGAAGACAAGCCAAGATGGTGTGAAACTTTCAAAATTGCTATACCCATTGAGGAATTCAAGCAAGCCCACTTAAAATTCACGTTCAAACATCGTAGTTCGAATGAAGCAAAAGATAAATCGGAGAAACCTTTCGCCTTAAGTTACGTGAAATTGATGCAACGTAATGGAACTACATTGCGAGATATACAACACGAATTGCTAGTTTATAAACTAGACCAaaagaaatatgaagaaaTTGATATCTCGTATTTGAAACTTCCATCGACCAGGGGTGAATTg GTGGAACTAAACGTTGAAAAGAAACCAACTTTAGGAGCACTTACTTTGAGTAGTAAAGATAGTTTTCTCATAGCAACTAATATTTGTTCAACAAAACTGACACAAAATATAGATTTGTTGGGCTTATTGAATTGGGCATCGCATAACACAGATCTAAAAGAATCTTTAGATGCTTTAATGAAAGTCGATGGTGAAGAAGTAGTCAAGTTTTTACag GATGTTTTGGatgctttatttaatatactaatgAGTAATTCGGACAGTGATGTATACGACGATATGGTGTTTGAATGTTTGTTATTCATTATTGGTTTAGTGTCTGATAGAAAGTATCAACACTTCCAACCAGtattagatttatatatttctgagAGCTTCTCAGCAACACTCgcttacaaaaaattaattgcagtaTTACGTAAACGTATAGATAATGCCTGTAATAATGACGGACAAGAGCGTGATATACTtcttaaaacaatgaaaagcCTTCAATATTGTATGCGATTTGTCGTCGAATCTCGTCTTCTATTTACTGA GTTGAACCaagatgaagaagaatttTCTCAGACCTTAACGGAACTATTGAAATCGATAGTTGAACTTATGAGACATGAAACGGACAGTACCTTATTGGTACAAGGGGCGTGTCTTAAATATTTACCAACTACTATACCTCATTTATTACGAGTATATAGTGGAAAACAGTTGAGCACAATATTAACTGATCTGCTAGTTACTCTGCCAACAGGCAGATTAACTAAACAAAAAATGATGACAGTAAACGACATTGTTCACAGTCCCCTCTTTTTAAATGCAGAATGTAGAGCAATTTTATTGCCCAGGATTACTATTTTGGTTCGAGACTTACTGGAAGCTAAAGAAGAG GGGCTGTCAAGTACGACTGGAAAAAGCGTGGCGAAGGTAGCCAGGCTGCTTGGTGAGAATCGACATCGACTCAAACAGCACCGCGGCTATTCCGAAGAG GTTGAACTATGTGTCAGAATTTTATCTGACATATTGGAATTAACATTTAGGAAAGACATAGGAAGCACAATGCAGGATGTGAAAGAGATTATGCTTACAGCCTTACGAACCATTATACAAACAGTTATATCTATGGATAGAGAAAATTCTTTAGTCGGAAATCTAGTTTCAGTAATGTTAGCAATATTCAG acaAATGACTCAACAACATTATGAGATTTATATAAACCACTTTGGAACTAAGTTCGATTTGCTCGACTTCcttatggaaatattattagtgTTTAAAGATTTAGTTTCAAGAAGCGTGTTCCCGAATGATTGGTGTGACATGATTATGCTTCAAAACAGCATAATTTTGAAGTCATTGCGCTTTTTTTCTGGCACGATCAGAGATTATTTCTTTACTATTTTCGAACAGCAGGCTTGGTCGAATTTTTTCCATTGTGCAATTGCGTTCTTGATTCAGCCGGCTTTGCAGTTGGAAACGTTCACATCATCAAAACTCAATCGCATTGTTTTGCGTTACAACGATATGCGCAG agAGACAGCTTTTGAAATTCGTTCGATGTGGTTCAATTTGGGacaacataaaatattgtttgttcCTGCGTTGGTAGGAGCGATATTAGAAATGGCGTTAATTCCAGAAAGTGAATTAAGAAAGGCAACCATACCCATATTCTTTGATATGATGCAGTGCGAGTATTATAGTTCACGCATTGTCGAAGGGTACGGCGACACGAAAAGGGATGCTACTCATATAAAAGCTAATTTCACAGAATACGAGAACGAAATGATTGCGAAGTTGGATATATTG gTTGAGGGGGGAAGAGGGGATGAACAATTTCGAACTCTGTGGACTCAAGTGATGGGCGATCATTGCGAGAATCATTCAACTATGCGAGAACAAGGTTTACGTTTTGTTGATACAATATCCAAACTAATGGAGCGACTGCTGCAGTACCGCGATATCATACACTCAGAGTCTCAGGAACATAGAATGTTATGTATTGTGAACTTACTAGAATTCTACTCTGATATAAATAGGAAAGAAATGTATATCAG GTATGTAAATAAGCTTTGTGAATTGCACTTGGAGTGTGATAACTACACCGAAGCAGCATACTCATTGAAGTTGCATAGTCAACTGTTAGCATGGAGTGATCAGCCGTTACCACCCCTATTAAGATCACACAG GTACCTGTTATGTCAAACGCATCGTGAATTAAAAGAAGCCTTGTATAACGACATGATCGATTACTTTGATAAGGGTAAGATGTGGGAATGCGCACTCGGCGTGTGCAAAGAGCTTGTCGCGCAATACGAGGAAGAAACATTTGACTACCTACAGCTCTCTATGTTATTGCGACGTATGGCTAAGTTTTATGATGCCATAGTAAAACAACTGCGACCGGAACCAGAATATTTTAGAGTCGCTTATTATGGTCGCGGGCATCCTGCATTTTTACAGAACAAA GTATTTATTTACCGTGGAAGAGAGTACGAGAGACTAAGCGATTTCTGTTCGCGAACATTAAATCAGCTACCAAACGCGGAACCAATGAACAAACTGGGTCCTCCTACTTCAGAAATACTAGAATCTAATCATCAGTATGTACAAATTAATAGAGTGGATCCCCTAATGGACGAAAAAAGGCATCGACTCAGCGGGAAGCCCATAACAGCGGAAGCAGTTCTCAG ATATCACAGAGTAAACGACGTTCAACGTTTTCGATTTTCGAGGCCAGCGCCGAAGAAGgatatactattaattatgGCAAATTCTGGTGATAAAGAAAGGGAGACTGTTGCTAACAATGAATTCGCTTCACTATGGTTGGAAAGGACAGTATTAGTTACAAGTTATCCCTTGCCAGGCATTCTCAGATGCTTCCCCGTTACATCCAGCGAAACTTACTTAGTTAGCCCTCTTCGTAACGCGATAGAAACGATGGAAGCTACAAACAGTATGTTGCGAGATTTAATTATAGCGCACAAAGCGGAGCACAGTCTTCCACTTAACCCTCTCAGTATGAAATTGAATGGCATACTAGACCCAGCAGTAATGGGTGGCATAGATAACTATGAGAAAGCTTTTCTTAATCCTGAATATCGTAGTTCGCATCCAGAAGAAAATTCTGATCTTCTCAAGTTAGAAGGGTTGATTGCTGATCAGATACCGTTGTTGAGCGTTGGTTTACAATTGCATAAAATGCGCGCTCCTCCCGAATTGACACCGTTTCATCAACGACTGGAACACTGTTTCACATCCATGCGAAGTCAAGTTGAAGCAAAATACGGAAAAAGG ACTTGCGATTTACAATTTGAAACATTGTCTCATACTGTTACTATGCGAAGACCACAGACCTCAAAGGGAGATAATCACCGTTTGTCAGAGTCAAACATAACAAATTCAGA AAACGCATCAATACGTTCACACATCTTGTCAACGGCCTCTCTGCAGAAAGCACTAGGAAGCCCAAGTCCAGGAACAAATAAGAAAAAGGATTCGAAGCGTAGAAGTTCACGGAAAAGTGACTCTTCTActtcaaacaaaattgatcAACCAACGTGTCAGTGGTACACAACACCAGAAATCTCGCAATGTACATCAAGTCCTATAACACCATTAATACCCAGTTTCCCTACAACACCTAAATACGAGCTTCGTCAAGAG TTAACACCAAAACGTCCTTTGAGatcagaaatagaaaaagagaggagaatAAGTAATCGGTTATCTGGCCAATCTCAGCATTACTTAAGGAATATAAACAACGGTACGGATTCCAGCAGTTTAGGGAAAGGTAATAGGGACAGCATTGGCACAACAGATAGCACGGCGTCCGAGGATGATCCACCGCCACCTTTACCCGTAAAAACACGCGAAGCTGATTATTGTAATCTTCCGGATGAGTTACCTACTTCCCATTGCGGAACAGGTAGCTTGAATAACTTGAACAAACCTTTAGGACATTGGTCAAAAAACAAACTTCCAACACCAACGGACGATCTTGACGTTCAGACGAAACCACCTACACCACCACCGAAACCAAAAAGACCGCCTTACAGTTTAAATAAGCTCATGTTTTCTACCGGTGATGCAGATAACTTTAGTCGTGATCCGTCCGTAACttga